The DNA segment GCCGAAGTTGGAGTGTTAGAACGGGGGTATGAGACACCGCTTGAACACACGAGTGGGCTTGGTCTCTGGTTGGTGAACTGGATTGTGAACGAGTCTGACGGTGAGGTGTCGTTCCACGAGAAGTCAGATGGTAGCGTCGTGTGTCTGCAGTTCGAGAAGGCGAATTCAGCGACAAGCCCAGATGATTGAATCGTGCAAGACCGAGGCTCTCGCTAGTTAAACACGGAGTATCGAAGGCCAACGTATCCATTGGGTGGGACTGAAAGGGGCCGGCCGCTCGCGCTTGTAGTAGTCTCAGCGACCGCGAGCGGCCGGGGGATTTCGAAGATGTGTACTGCTCCGTTTGGTCGGAACCACCCTGTATCGAAGAAGAAGGGAACGCTGTGAGTCACTCGGTAATCGTATTCAAATCAGTTCAGTCGGAGATCGAGTCGAAGTCATCGTCGAAGCGCACAATCGTACCGATGTCGTGATTCGGCCATTCGAAAAAGTGGTGAGACTGAGAAACAGGAACACACCACGATGGCGCTGTTGAAACCCAAAGCGTGAGCGGGATGGCGTGCTGAATACAGCGGGTATAGTCACTACGGCGTACAGATGCGGTAAAACGAGACGCTGGGAACGTCTGCAGTATCTATACGGACGCTGTAAGCCCCCCATCGACGCGAATATTCTGGCCGGTGATGTAGCTTGAAGCAGGTGAGAGTAGGTACGCGACCGCGTCCGCAATCTCTGCGGTCTGTGCCGGTCGTCCCATTGGAATTTGATTCCTCGTGTCTTTATCTACGTCGTAACTATCGACGAATCCGGGTTGTACCGTGTTCATCCGAATTCCATTCGCTGCGTATCGGTCAGCGTAGAGCTTGGTGAAACTCCCAAGGCCAGCCCGAAGCACCGATGATACGGGAAATGAACTCGACGGTTCGAATGCCGAGAAGGTAGAGATATTCACAATAGACCCATCACCTTGTTCTTCCATAATGGGTGTGATGAGTCGAGCCATCCGGACGGTATTCAACAGAACGAGGTCTAACCCCTCGTGCCACTCCTCGTCAGAGATGTTGAGGAGGTCACCGGACGCCGGATGTCCAGTGTTGTTCACCACGGCGTCAATACGCCCATAGCGCTCATACGTCGTTTCAACGAGTGCTGCCA comes from the Halorussus vallis genome and includes:
- a CDS encoding SDR family oxidoreductase translates to MTEKKIAVVTAAGSGIGEACARRLHEDGYTPVLLSRSGSAVKVANDLGGDGFEGSVTNPDDLAALVETTYERYGRIDAVVNNTGHPASGDLLNISDEEWHEGLDLVLLNTVRMARLITPIMEEQGDGSIVNISTFSAFEPSSSFPVSSVLRAGLGSFTKLYADRYAANGIRMNTVQPGFVDSYDVDKDTRNQIPMGRPAQTAEIADAVAYLLSPASSYITGQNIRVDGGLTASV